One segment of Shewanella piezotolerans WP3 DNA contains the following:
- a CDS encoding 3-oxoacid CoA-transferase subunit B, whose amino-acid sequence MALSREQLAQRVAQELQDGFYVNLGIGIPTLVANYIPEGIEVMLQSENGLLGMGEFPTEETIDADLINAGKQTVTAVDGASFFSSSESFAMIRGGHVDLTVLGAFEVDEQGSIASWMIPGKLIKGMGGAMDLVAGADNIIVTMMHADKKGNSKLLPKCELPLTGFGCIKRVLTDLAFMEIKDGAFHILERAPGVSVEEIVSKTAGKLIVPAHVPEMNF is encoded by the coding sequence ATGGCATTATCAAGAGAACAATTGGCACAACGTGTAGCACAAGAACTCCAAGATGGCTTTTACGTCAACCTAGGAATCGGTATTCCAACATTAGTCGCCAACTACATCCCTGAAGGGATAGAGGTGATGTTGCAGTCTGAAAATGGTTTACTGGGTATGGGCGAGTTTCCAACCGAAGAGACCATTGACGCGGACCTTATCAATGCCGGTAAGCAAACCGTCACCGCAGTAGACGGCGCATCATTTTTCTCATCAAGCGAGAGCTTCGCCATGATCCGGGGTGGTCATGTTGATTTAACCGTACTCGGCGCCTTTGAAGTTGATGAGCAAGGCTCTATCGCCTCTTGGATGATCCCTGGTAAGTTAATCAAGGGCATGGGCGGCGCGATGGATTTAGTGGCTGGCGCAGACAATATCATCGTCACCATGATGCACGCCGACAAAAAAGGAAATTCTAAGCTATTACCTAAGTGTGAACTACCGCTGACAGGGTTTGGTTGTATCAAACGTGTATTGACTGACTTGGCCTTTATGGAAATTAAAGATGGTGCCTTCCATATACTAGAGCGTGCTCCCGGCGTATCTGTCGAGGAGATCGTCTCTAAAACCGCGGGGAAATTGATTGTGCCTGCACATGTGCCTGAAATGAACTTCTAG